In one Umezawaea sp. Da 62-37 genomic region, the following are encoded:
- a CDS encoding helix-turn-helix domain-containing protein, producing the protein MAKRYHCPVELAVDVVGGKWRTVILAHLKEGVHRYGELRRRMPDVSEKMLVQRLRELQEAGLVERVEYDGTPLKVEYRLTEEGASLGPVLQALYDWGTGRAERTGTAVG; encoded by the coding sequence ATGGCCAAGCGCTACCACTGCCCGGTCGAGCTGGCGGTCGACGTCGTCGGAGGCAAGTGGCGGACGGTGATCCTGGCGCACCTGAAGGAAGGGGTGCACCGGTACGGCGAACTGCGCAGGCGGATGCCGGACGTGAGCGAGAAGATGCTGGTGCAGCGGTTGCGGGAGTTGCAGGAGGCGGGGCTGGTGGAGCGGGTGGAGTACGACGGCACGCCGTTGAAGGTGGAGTACCGGCTCACGGAGGAGGGCGCCAGCCTGGGGCCGGTCCTCCAGGCGTTGTACGACTGGGGGACGGGGAGGGCTGAGAGGACGGGGACCGCGGTCGGGTGA
- a CDS encoding xanthine dehydrogenase family protein subunit M, with the protein MIPFDYERPSDVDGAIATATSRGSVAFLAGGTNLVDRMKLGVTEPELLVDLGGLPLDDVEELPDGGLRVGATVRNSDLAAHPVVLRDYPVLARALLSGASGQLRNLATTGGNLLQRTRCVYFQDVTTPCGKREPGTGCSAVGGSTRQHAILGASERCVATHPSDMAVAMAALDARVRVRGPEGERVIPLVDLHRLPGDEPERDTVLSGGDLITAVDLPPLPPGTRSLYRKVRDRASFAFALVSVAAVLRVEGGVVRDVRIALGGVAHKPWRATTAEEELLGGPATEEAFRRAAELELAAARPLSDNGFKVPLARNTIVAALRELSLEER; encoded by the coding sequence GTGATCCCCTTCGACTACGAGCGACCGTCCGATGTGGATGGCGCGATCGCCACGGCGACCTCGCGCGGATCGGTGGCCTTCCTCGCGGGCGGCACGAACCTGGTCGACCGCATGAAGCTCGGCGTCACCGAGCCCGAACTGCTGGTCGACCTGGGTGGTCTGCCGCTCGACGACGTGGAGGAGCTGCCGGACGGGGGGCTGAGGGTCGGCGCGACCGTGCGCAACAGCGACCTGGCGGCGCACCCGGTGGTCCTGCGCGACTACCCGGTGCTGGCCCGCGCGCTGCTGTCGGGCGCCAGCGGCCAACTGCGCAACCTCGCGACGACCGGTGGAAACCTGTTGCAGCGCACCAGGTGCGTGTACTTCCAGGACGTCACCACGCCGTGCGGCAAGCGCGAACCCGGCACCGGCTGCTCCGCGGTCGGCGGTTCCACCCGGCAGCACGCGATCCTCGGGGCGTCCGAGCGGTGCGTGGCCACCCACCCGTCGGACATGGCGGTGGCGATGGCCGCGCTGGACGCGCGGGTGCGCGTGCGGGGACCGGAGGGTGAGCGGGTGATCCCGCTCGTGGACCTGCACCGGCTGCCCGGCGACGAGCCGGAGCGCGACACGGTTCTGTCCGGGGGTGACCTGATCACGGCCGTGGACCTGCCGCCGTTGCCGCCAGGCACCCGTTCGCTGTACCGGAAGGTCCGCGACCGCGCCTCGTTCGCCTTCGCCCTGGTGTCCGTGGCCGCCGTGCTGCGGGTCGAGGGCGGGGTCGTGCGCGACGTGCGGATCGCGCTCGGGGGAGTGGCGCACAAACCTTGGCGGGCCACGACCGCCGAGGAGGAGCTCTTGGGCGGCCCGGCCACCGAGGAGGCGTTCCGCCGGGCGGCCGAGCTGGAACTGGCCGCGGCGCGACCGTTGTCCGACAACGGGTTCAAGGTGCCACTGGCCCGCAACACGATCGTCGCCGCGCTGCGCGAACTGAGCTTGGAGGAACGATGA
- a CDS encoding helix-turn-helix transcriptional regulator, protein MTRTGLGDFLRSRRERLTPEAVGLPAGRRRRTPGLRREEVAELADIGVDWYIRLEQGRTVTPSSTTVDALARALRLDEVEKAHLRALARNVARRGFEREEVPPTTRRLVEGLDRPAYVTGRRWDVLAWNAATTELFTDFGRLPEGDRNILVYLLLDPTARRLFGPGWQAQAKHVVAQFRAVYDLWALDPAFVDLAARLRDGCPEFETWWDQHDVLGSGAGRKSLHDPVRGEVEYDYATFQANEDPALKLTIYAPVSGVLRPR, encoded by the coding sequence ATGACCCGCACCGGACTCGGCGACTTCCTGCGCTCCCGGCGCGAACGGCTGACCCCGGAGGCCGTCGGCCTCCCCGCGGGGCGCAGGCGGCGCACGCCCGGCCTGCGGCGCGAGGAGGTGGCCGAACTCGCGGACATCGGCGTGGACTGGTACATCCGCCTGGAACAGGGGCGGACGGTGACCCCCTCGTCCACCACGGTCGACGCCCTTGCCCGCGCGCTGCGCCTGGACGAGGTGGAGAAGGCGCACCTCAGGGCGTTGGCGCGCAACGTCGCCCGGCGCGGGTTCGAGCGGGAGGAGGTGCCGCCGACCACCCGGCGCCTGGTCGAGGGCCTCGACCGCCCCGCCTACGTCACCGGCCGCCGCTGGGACGTCCTGGCCTGGAACGCCGCCACCACCGAGCTGTTCACCGACTTCGGGAGGCTGCCCGAGGGGGACCGCAACATCCTCGTGTACCTCCTGCTGGACCCGACCGCGCGGCGGCTGTTCGGACCGGGCTGGCAGGCGCAGGCGAAGCACGTCGTGGCCCAGTTCCGGGCGGTGTACGACCTGTGGGCGCTCGACCCGGCGTTCGTCGACCTGGCCGCCCGCCTGCGCGACGGCTGCCCCGAGTTCGAGACCTGGTGGGACCAGCACGACGTCCTCGGCAGCGGGGCGGGCCGCAAGTCGCTGCACGACCCCGTCAGGGGCGAGGTGGAGTACGACTACGCCACCTTCCAGGCCAACGAGGACCCGGCGCTGAAGTTGACGATCTACGCGCCGGTGTCCGGCGTACTGCGCCCGCGGTAG
- a CDS encoding 2Fe-2S iron-sulfur cluster-binding protein, translated as MESDIELHVDGRARQVRLDSRTTLLDALRDGLGATAPKKGCDHGQCGACTVLLDGRRVVTCLTFAIAHDGATVTTAEGLADGERLHPVQEAFIERDAFQCGFCTPGQVCSAVGMLAEVAEGRPSAATADLAGAVELSGEEIRERMSGNLCRCAAYGNIVDAIQDGAR; from the coding sequence GTGGAGAGCGACATCGAGCTGCACGTGGACGGCCGGGCACGGCAGGTGCGACTGGACAGCCGGACGACGTTGCTGGACGCGTTGCGCGACGGGCTCGGTGCCACGGCGCCGAAGAAGGGGTGCGACCACGGGCAGTGCGGGGCGTGCACGGTGCTGCTCGACGGGCGGCGGGTCGTCACGTGCCTGACGTTCGCGATCGCCCACGACGGCGCGACGGTGACCACGGCCGAGGGACTCGCCGATGGTGAGCGGCTGCACCCCGTGCAGGAGGCGTTCATCGAGCGCGACGCCTTCCAGTGCGGGTTCTGCACGCCGGGGCAGGTGTGCTCGGCGGTCGGGATGCTCGCCGAGGTGGCCGAGGGCCGTCCCAGCGCGGCGACCGCGGACCTCGCGGGCGCGGTGGAGCTGTCCGGTGAGGAGATCCGCGAAAGGATGAGCGGCAACCTCTGCCGATGCGCCGCCTACGGCAACATCGTCGACGCCATCCAGGACGGTGCCCGGTGA
- a CDS encoding SDR family oxidoreductase: protein MDEHSSTTISESLAGRRALVTGGSRGMGAAVVARLTAAGAVVMTTARGATDSELVIAADISTPEGAATVVERVTERLGGLDILVNTVGGSHAGPGGFAALSDERWREELETNLLSAVRLDRAFIPAMIQAGAGAVVHVSSIQRRMPLFEATLGYAAAKAALTTYSKGLANEVAPKGVRVNSVAPGFVRTDGADGLIRRISEGQGIDLQAALRQVMDSLGGIPIGRPASPAEAAELIAFLVSDRAASISGAEFVLDGGTLPTV from the coding sequence ATGGACGAGCACAGCAGCACCACGATCAGCGAGTCGCTCGCCGGACGGCGGGCACTGGTCACCGGTGGCAGTCGCGGGATGGGCGCGGCCGTCGTGGCCCGGCTCACCGCCGCGGGGGCCGTGGTCATGACCACCGCGCGCGGCGCGACCGACTCCGAGCTGGTCATCGCCGCCGACATCAGCACACCCGAGGGCGCGGCGACCGTGGTCGAGCGGGTGACCGAGCGGCTCGGTGGCCTCGACATCCTGGTGAACACCGTCGGCGGCTCGCACGCGGGTCCCGGCGGGTTCGCCGCGCTGTCGGACGAGCGGTGGCGGGAGGAGCTGGAGACGAACCTGCTCAGCGCCGTCCGGCTGGACCGGGCGTTCATCCCGGCGATGATCCAGGCGGGCGCGGGCGCGGTGGTGCACGTGTCGTCGATCCAGCGGCGGATGCCGTTGTTCGAGGCGACCCTGGGGTACGCCGCGGCCAAGGCGGCGCTCACGACGTACAGCAAGGGGCTGGCGAACGAGGTCGCGCCGAAGGGCGTGCGGGTCAACAGCGTCGCGCCGGGGTTCGTGCGGACCGACGGCGCCGACGGGCTGATCCGGCGGATCTCCGAGGGGCAGGGGATCGACCTCCAAGCGGCGCTGCGGCAGGTGATGGACTCGCTCGGCGGGATCCCGATCGGGCGCCCGGCGTCACCGGCCGAAGCGGCGGAGCTGATCGCGTTCCTGGTGTCCGACCGGGCTGCGTCGATCAGCGGGGCCGAGTTCGTCCTGGACGGCGGGACCCTGCCCACGGTGTAG
- a CDS encoding zinc-binding alcohol dehydrogenase family protein: MKAAVLEAFGSPLSVREVPDPVLGTGEVVVDVVAAGVLPYAAEVLSGERRYLLTPPVVPGAGAVGRVRAVGPDSTRLAPGDWVLCDPTVRSRDDARTPDITLQGASARGDGGLRLQEHFGQGSYAERLLVPTENAYPLGSVNPADAGRWTALNLCLVPFGGLLAGDLRAGETVLVSGATGHFGSAAVAVALAMGAGCVVAPGRDEEVLADLEHRFGPRVRTVRLSGDEADDRERMKGTAPGPIDLVLDLLPPSASTTPVRAAAMTVREHGRVVLMGGVGMLGGDDLALPYPWIMRNNVTVRGQWMYPREANVQLISMVDAGLLDLAAFDVTAFDLDHANEAVAHAASDNRRFALTVIRP, translated from the coding sequence ATGAAAGCCGCAGTGCTCGAAGCCTTCGGATCGCCGCTCTCGGTGCGGGAGGTCCCCGACCCGGTGCTCGGCACGGGTGAGGTGGTCGTCGACGTCGTGGCCGCGGGGGTGCTGCCGTACGCGGCCGAGGTGTTGAGCGGCGAGCGGCGCTACCTCCTCACCCCGCCGGTCGTCCCCGGCGCCGGGGCGGTGGGCCGGGTGCGCGCCGTCGGGCCCGACTCGACCCGGCTCGCGCCCGGCGACTGGGTCCTGTGCGACCCGACCGTGCGCTCGCGCGACGACGCGCGGACGCCGGACATCACGTTGCAGGGCGCGAGCGCCCGCGGTGACGGCGGCCTGCGGTTGCAGGAGCACTTCGGGCAGGGCTCGTACGCCGAGCGCCTGCTCGTCCCGACCGAGAACGCGTATCCGCTCGGCTCGGTCAACCCGGCCGACGCGGGCCGGTGGACCGCCCTCAACCTGTGCCTCGTGCCGTTCGGCGGGCTGCTCGCGGGCGATCTGAGGGCGGGCGAGACGGTCCTGGTCAGCGGCGCGACCGGGCACTTCGGCAGCGCCGCCGTGGCCGTCGCCCTGGCCATGGGGGCCGGCTGCGTGGTCGCGCCGGGCCGCGACGAGGAGGTGCTGGCCGACCTGGAGCACCGGTTCGGCCCGCGGGTGCGGACCGTCCGGCTCTCCGGCGACGAGGCCGACGACCGCGAGCGGATGAAGGGCACGGCCCCCGGCCCGATCGACCTCGTCCTGGACCTGCTGCCGCCGTCCGCGAGCACCACCCCGGTCCGAGCGGCCGCGATGACCGTCCGCGAGCACGGCCGGGTCGTCCTCATGGGCGGGGTGGGGATGCTCGGCGGCGACGACCTCGCGCTGCCCTACCCGTGGATCATGCGCAACAACGTGACCGTGCGCGGGCAGTGGATGTACCCGCGCGAGGCCAACGTCCAGCTCATCAGCATGGTGGACGCGGGGTTGCTGGACCTGGCCGCGTTCGACGTCACGGCCTTCGACCTCGACCACGCCAACGAGGCCGTCGCGCACGCCGCGAGCGACAACCGCCGGTTCGCGCTGACCGTCATCCGGCCCTAA
- a CDS encoding alpha/beta fold hydrolase, producing the protein MNGDVTTEPVRALLDTDALDRLRDRLAGARLPAADTGGWERGVPSDWLAELVADWKSFDTAGFQSRLDGLTHLRADVDGQSLHVVHAPGRGPDPLPLLLTHGWPGSFCEYLDIIPLLTDPAAHGGDPADAFTVVVPSLPGFGFSAPPPPGGLTAEAVAGLWHRLMADGLGHPRYAAHGSDLGAGVTARLARAHPDAVLGIHLATPGLPTAPEPWTPAERAYAAEAEAWTAEEGGYAHEHSTKPATLGAALLDSPVGLAAWIGEKVTAWSSTTDGGAPAFDRDLLLGTLTLYWTTGTITSSLLPYWASLHTPGSALPADDPSPVPTAVSVFGGERVPFPKPPRLLAERFYTLTDWHMHDRGGHFPAVAEPRLLAETLREVFRPLRG; encoded by the coding sequence ATGAACGGTGACGTCACGACCGAACCCGTCCGGGCGCTCCTGGACACCGACGCGCTCGACCGGTTGCGCGACCGCCTTGCCGGCGCCCGACTGCCCGCAGCGGACACCGGCGGATGGGAACGGGGCGTGCCGTCGGACTGGCTGGCCGAGCTGGTGGCGGACTGGAAGTCGTTCGACACCGCGGGGTTCCAGTCCAGGTTGGACGGTCTGACCCACCTGCGCGCCGACGTCGACGGCCAGTCGCTGCACGTGGTGCACGCGCCGGGCCGTGGGCCGGACCCGTTGCCGCTGCTGCTGACCCACGGCTGGCCCGGCTCGTTCTGCGAGTACCTCGACATCATCCCGCTGCTGACCGACCCGGCCGCGCACGGCGGCGACCCGGCCGACGCGTTCACCGTCGTCGTGCCGTCGCTGCCGGGCTTCGGCTTCTCGGCACCGCCCCCGCCCGGCGGTCTCACGGCCGAGGCGGTCGCCGGGCTGTGGCACCGGCTCATGGCCGACGGCCTGGGGCACCCGCGGTACGCGGCCCACGGCAGCGACCTGGGCGCAGGCGTCACCGCCCGGTTGGCCCGCGCGCACCCGGACGCCGTCCTCGGCATCCACCTGGCCACGCCCGGCCTGCCGACGGCACCGGAGCCGTGGACACCCGCGGAACGGGCCTACGCGGCCGAAGCCGAGGCGTGGACCGCCGAGGAGGGCGGGTACGCCCACGAGCACTCCACCAAGCCGGCCACGCTGGGAGCGGCCCTGCTCGACTCACCCGTGGGCCTCGCGGCGTGGATCGGCGAGAAGGTCACCGCGTGGAGCAGCACCACCGACGGGGGAGCGCCCGCGTTCGACCGGGACCTGCTGCTGGGCACGCTCACCCTGTACTGGACGACCGGCACGATCACCTCGTCGCTGCTGCCCTACTGGGCGTCCCTGCACACCCCCGGCAGCGCGCTGCCCGCCGACGACCCGTCGCCGGTGCCCACGGCGGTCAGCGTCTTCGGCGGCGAGCGCGTCCCGTTCCCCAAACCGCCGCGCCTGCTCGCCGAGCGGTTCTACACGCTCACCGACTGGCACATGCACGATCGCGGCGGCCACTTCCCGGCGGTCGCCGAACCCCGGTTGTTGGCCGAGACCCTCCGCGAGGTGTTCCGGCCGTTGCGCGGTTAG
- a CDS encoding xanthine dehydrogenase family protein molybdopterin-binding subunit translates to MTEVMPPRALGQSPRRVDGPAKVTGTAPYAGDQRVTDPAYLELVQARVARGTVTGVDTTAALALDGVLAVLTPDNAPTLASTDDAELDAFRHEIGFRGQVVAAVVARTREIARQAAGLVRVEVDEHPHDVHLSADRDDLRAPEEVNAGFETDTDQGDVDAAMGEAAFSVDETYKTAWYNNNPMEPHTTTAQWTGDWLLLHDSTQGVHPTRETVAKVLGLDPEHVRVVAPHVGGGFGSKGTAHVHVVVAALAAQAVPGTPVKLALTRQQMFSLVGYRTPTIQRVRLGCDAGGRLSAVAVDVVEQTSRIKEYAEQTAVSSRMMYAAPNRRTTHRLAVLDVPVPSWMRAPGECPGMFALEAAVDELAIASGVDPVEFRIRNEPDVDPDSGKPFSSRNLVACLRDGARRFGWADRDPAPRVREEAGWLIGTGVASSTYPVNSMPGSVSTIRYVIPGRYRVEIGAADIGTGTWTSLAQVAADALGVPFEDVEMQIGDTALPNASVAGGSSGITSWGSTVVATARAFREKFGDDPDEGDEMTGEMPEASGDDYAMHAFGAQFAEVRVHVDTGEVRVPRLLGVFAAGRIVNPRLARSQLVGGMTMGLSMALHEESVLDERFGHVVNHDFAEYHIATNSDVPNVEAHWVEEDDPHVNPMGTKGIGEIGIVGTAAAIANAAYHATGVRVRELPLTLDHFLD, encoded by the coding sequence ATGACCGAAGTGATGCCGCCGCGTGCGCTCGGCCAGTCCCCGCGCCGGGTCGACGGCCCCGCCAAGGTCACCGGCACCGCGCCGTACGCGGGCGATCAGCGGGTGACCGACCCCGCGTACCTGGAGCTGGTGCAGGCGCGGGTCGCCCGCGGCACCGTGACCGGGGTCGACACGACAGCCGCGCTCGCCCTTGACGGCGTGCTCGCGGTGCTGACGCCCGACAACGCGCCGACCCTCGCTTCGACCGACGACGCCGAGCTGGACGCGTTCCGGCACGAGATCGGTTTCCGCGGCCAGGTCGTCGCCGCCGTGGTCGCGCGGACCCGCGAGATCGCCCGGCAGGCGGCCGGGCTGGTCCGGGTGGAGGTCGACGAGCACCCGCACGACGTGCACCTGAGCGCCGATCGCGACGACCTGCGCGCGCCCGAGGAGGTGAACGCGGGCTTCGAGACCGATACCGATCAGGGCGACGTGGACGCGGCCATGGGAGAGGCCGCATTCAGTGTCGACGAGACGTACAAGACGGCCTGGTACAACAACAACCCGATGGAGCCGCACACCACGACGGCGCAGTGGACCGGCGACTGGTTGCTGCTGCACGACTCCACGCAGGGCGTGCACCCCACCCGCGAGACCGTGGCCAAGGTGCTCGGGCTCGACCCGGAGCACGTGCGGGTCGTCGCGCCTCACGTCGGCGGCGGGTTCGGGTCCAAGGGCACGGCGCACGTCCACGTGGTCGTCGCCGCCCTGGCCGCCCAGGCGGTGCCCGGCACACCGGTCAAGCTCGCCCTCACCCGGCAGCAGATGTTCTCCCTGGTCGGCTACCGGACGCCCACGATCCAGCGGGTCCGGCTCGGCTGCGACGCGGGTGGGCGGCTCTCGGCCGTGGCCGTGGACGTGGTGGAGCAGACGTCGCGGATCAAGGAGTACGCCGAGCAGACCGCCGTGTCGAGCCGGATGATGTACGCCGCGCCGAACCGGCGCACGACGCACCGGCTGGCCGTGCTGGACGTTCCGGTGCCCTCGTGGATGCGCGCGCCCGGCGAGTGCCCCGGCATGTTCGCGCTGGAGGCCGCCGTCGACGAGCTGGCGATCGCCTCCGGGGTGGACCCGGTGGAGTTCCGGATCCGCAACGAGCCGGACGTGGACCCCGACTCGGGCAAGCCGTTCTCCAGTCGCAACCTGGTGGCGTGCCTGCGCGACGGCGCCCGCAGGTTCGGCTGGGCGGATCGCGATCCGGCGCCGCGGGTCCGCGAGGAGGCGGGCTGGCTCATCGGGACCGGTGTCGCGTCCTCGACCTACCCGGTCAACAGCATGCCCGGATCGGTGTCCACCATCCGGTACGTGATCCCCGGCCGGTACCGGGTGGAGATCGGCGCCGCGGACATCGGCACCGGCACGTGGACCTCGCTCGCGCAGGTGGCGGCGGACGCGCTGGGCGTGCCGTTCGAGGACGTGGAGATGCAGATCGGCGACACGGCGCTGCCGAACGCCTCGGTGGCGGGCGGGTCGTCCGGCATCACGTCGTGGGGTTCGACGGTCGTGGCCACGGCGCGCGCGTTCCGGGAGAAGTTCGGCGACGACCCGGACGAGGGCGACGAGATGACCGGCGAGATGCCGGAGGCCTCCGGCGACGACTACGCCATGCACGCGTTCGGCGCCCAGTTCGCCGAGGTCCGGGTGCACGTGGACACCGGCGAGGTCAGGGTCCCGCGCCTGCTCGGGGTGTTCGCCGCGGGCCGGATCGTCAACCCGCGACTGGCCCGCTCGCAGCTGGTCGGCGGCATGACGATGGGCCTGTCCATGGCTCTGCACGAGGAAAGCGTGCTCGACGAGCGGTTCGGGCACGTCGTCAACCACGACTTCGCCGAGTACCACATCGCCACCAACAGCGACGTCCCGAACGTGGAGGCGCACTGGGTGGAGGAGGACGACCCGCACGTGAATCCCATGGGCACCAAGGGGATCGGCGAGATCGGCATCGTCGGCACCGCCGCCGCGATCGCGAACGCCGCCTACCACGCCACCGGGGTGCGGGTGCGCGAACTCCCCCTGACGCTGGACCACTTCCTGGACTGA
- a CDS encoding sigma factor: MTRRDHTAEAFVRSLFGHHGRSMLAYAERLTGHRAVAEDVVQEALLLAWRHAEHLPAPEHRRGWLLAVIHRIAPDRNPRSHHREPRTTAPTTRADHHATLLHTAG, translated from the coding sequence ATGACTCGAAGGGACCACACGGCCGAGGCGTTCGTCCGGTCGTTGTTCGGACACCACGGCCGCTCGATGCTGGCCTACGCCGAACGCCTGACCGGACACCGCGCCGTCGCGGAGGACGTGGTCCAAGAGGCCCTGCTCCTGGCCTGGCGCCACGCGGAACACCTGCCCGCGCCCGAACACCGACGCGGCTGGCTGCTCGCCGTGATCCACAGGATCGCACCCGACCGGAACCCCCGGTCGCACCACCGCGAACCCCGAACCACAGCTCCCACCACCCGTGCGGACCACCATGCCACCCTGCTCCACACCGCCGGGTAA
- a CDS encoding DUF3817 domain-containing protein: protein MTPPRRALRIAAAVELVSLVLLLTNLLTVHWRQVSSLLGPTHGCAYLVVVVLAFRWDAASTRTRLLSIVPGVGGLLVLRQPADVHSGREDRMLGG, encoded by the coding sequence GTGACCCCACCCCGACGGGCCCTGCGGATCGCCGCCGCGGTCGAACTGGTCTCACTGGTCCTGCTGCTGACCAACCTGCTCACGGTGCACTGGCGCCAGGTGTCGTCCCTGCTGGGGCCCACCCACGGGTGCGCCTACCTGGTCGTCGTCGTGCTGGCGTTCCGCTGGGACGCGGCGTCCACGCGGACGCGCCTGCTGTCGATCGTGCCCGGCGTCGGTGGTCTGCTCGTGCTGCGGCAGCCCGCGGACGTGCACTCGGGCCGGGAAGACCGGATGCTGGGCGGATGA
- a CDS encoding group II truncated hemoglobin, whose amino-acid sequence MNGRDIPSLHEWAGGTAAFVELCEAFYRLVRVDDLLAPLFADMHPEHARFVALWLAEVFGGPADYTAERGGYGPMVARHIGKAITEPQRRRWVNLMVDAADEVGLPADPEFRAAFVGYVEWGTRLAVANSAPGADPVREAPVPRWGWGVAPPYQG is encoded by the coding sequence ATGAACGGTAGAGACATCCCGAGCCTGCACGAGTGGGCAGGCGGCACGGCGGCGTTCGTGGAGCTGTGCGAAGCGTTCTACCGGCTGGTCCGCGTGGACGACCTGCTGGCGCCGCTGTTCGCGGACATGCACCCCGAGCACGCCCGGTTCGTCGCGCTCTGGCTGGCCGAGGTCTTCGGCGGGCCGGCCGACTACACCGCCGAGCGCGGCGGCTACGGCCCCATGGTGGCCAGGCACATCGGCAAGGCGATCACCGAACCGCAGCGCAGGCGCTGGGTGAACCTGATGGTGGACGCCGCCGACGAGGTAGGCCTGCCCGCCGACCCGGAGTTCCGGGCGGCCTTCGTGGGCTACGTCGAGTGGGGCACCCGCCTCGCGGTGGCCAACTCCGCCCCCGGCGCGGACCCCGTCCGCGAGGCGCCCGTCCCGCGCTGGGGCTGGGGAGTGGCGCCGCCGTACCAGGGCTGA
- a CDS encoding helix-turn-helix domain-containing protein, with translation MTVAGEAIPDPTRLAALASAYRKRTGLTQEELSDLAAVSVRAISDMEGARARWPQRRTLDRLVTALGLSPDERDEFLRVARNGKVAKPPADPRVVAPAPWSQLPVGTTHFTGRDAELSVLTGLARSAADGPGRVVLLHGAPGSGKSATAVRLGHLVADLFPDGQVLLDLAGTTDVPADPAVLLGRLLSGLGVPESRLPAALADRAELHRSLARGKRLLLVLDDATGAEQVRPVLTARPGCLTVITGRRDLADLDGVSRIRLGSLSPATARRLFESVLGPARAIGEEQAVERVVEQCGGLPLALRIAANRLTTRPHWPVAHLAEQMRTPRTALATLTAGDLSVRGAFEASCDRLPADTARLLRHLGRGPAETDVAHAAALTGTDPGQARQALDRLHAEGLLERFPNGHYRMHRLLHTFAGLL, from the coding sequence GTGACCGTGGCGGGCGAGGCGATCCCCGATCCGACCCGGCTCGCGGCGTTGGCGTCGGCCTACCGCAAGCGGACGGGGCTGACGCAGGAGGAGTTGAGCGATCTCGCCGCGGTCAGCGTCCGCGCGATCAGCGACATGGAGGGCGCCCGCGCGCGGTGGCCGCAGCGGCGCACCCTCGACCGGCTGGTTACCGCGCTGGGGTTGAGCCCGGACGAGCGCGACGAGTTCCTGCGCGTCGCGCGCAACGGCAAGGTGGCCAAGCCCCCGGCGGATCCGCGGGTGGTTGCGCCCGCGCCGTGGTCGCAGCTGCCCGTGGGCACCACCCACTTCACCGGTCGGGACGCCGAGTTGAGCGTTCTGACGGGCTTGGCCCGTTCGGCGGCCGACGGACCCGGCCGGGTCGTCCTGCTGCACGGTGCGCCGGGGAGCGGCAAGTCCGCCACGGCGGTCCGGCTCGGTCACCTGGTGGCCGACCTGTTCCCCGACGGTCAGGTCCTCCTCGACCTGGCGGGCACCACCGACGTCCCGGCCGACCCCGCGGTCCTGCTCGGCAGGCTGTTGTCCGGGTTGGGCGTGCCGGAGTCGCGCCTCCCCGCGGCACTCGCCGACCGCGCCGAGCTGCACCGGTCGCTGGCGCGCGGCAAGCGGCTGCTGCTGGTCCTCGACGACGCCACCGGTGCCGAGCAGGTCCGTCCGGTGCTCACCGCCCGGCCGGGCTGCCTGACCGTCATCACCGGCAGGCGCGACCTGGCCGACCTGGACGGGGTGTCGCGGATCCGGTTGGGGAGCCTGTCCCCCGCCACCGCGCGCCGCCTGTTCGAGTCGGTGCTCGGTCCCGCGCGGGCCATCGGCGAGGAGCAGGCGGTGGAGAGGGTCGTCGAGCAGTGCGGTGGTCTCCCGCTGGCGCTGCGGATCGCGGCGAACCGCCTCACCACCCGTCCGCACTGGCCCGTCGCGCACCTGGCCGAGCAGATGCGCACCCCGCGCACCGCGTTGGCGACGCTGACAGCGGGCGACCTGAGCGTGCGCGGCGCGTTCGAGGCGTCCTGCGACCGGCTGCCGGCTGACACCGCGCGGCTGCTCCGGCACCTCGGCCGCGGGCCGGCCGAGACCGACGTCGCCCACGCCGCCGCGCTCACCGGCACCGACCCCGGCCAGGCGCGACAGGCGCTCGACCGGCTGCACGCGGAGGGCCTGCTGGAGCGGTTCCCGAACGGCCACTACCGGATGCACCGCCTGCTCCACACGTTCGCCGGCCTGCTGTAG
- a CDS encoding GtrA family protein, translating to MMIDLAPRDHLVPSAPRVSRPLVGQAVRFGLVGTASTLATFGVYGLLRLVIPAVFANLLAIAATTVVSAELHRRVTFSGATAVPDRMAVQNLVSWAWSSGATSLGLLVLESFVAEPTYVQETAAMTVMTVIGGVARFAVLRWWVLVPRRSA from the coding sequence ATGATGATCGACCTCGCCCCGCGCGACCACCTCGTGCCGAGCGCGCCGCGGGTGTCGCGGCCTCTGGTCGGCCAGGCCGTGCGCTTCGGACTGGTCGGCACCGCGTCCACCCTGGCCACGTTCGGCGTCTACGGACTGCTCAGGCTCGTGATCCCGGCCGTGTTCGCCAACCTGCTCGCCATCGCGGCCACGACCGTCGTCAGCGCCGAACTGCACCGCCGGGTCACCTTCTCCGGCGCGACCGCAGTGCCGGACCGGATGGCCGTGCAGAACCTCGTCAGCTGGGCCTGGTCGAGCGGGGCGACCTCGCTGGGGCTGCTGGTGCTGGAGTCGTTCGTCGCCGAGCCGACCTACGTGCAGGAGACCGCGGCCATGACCGTCATGACGGTCATCGGCGGCGTGGCCCGCTTCGCGGTGCTGCGGTGGTGGGTCCTGGTGCCGCGGCGGTCCGCCTGA